The following proteins come from a genomic window of Vallitaleaceae bacterium 9-2:
- a CDS encoding ABC transporter permease, whose amino-acid sequence MIRKIFVIFWRDVKTSVRNFITLYILVVPIIFGIIINVFSPGINDTTVEIALLEGENIEQSTYLKQFAKVEHLESLEAIEERVRKRDNIVAILPGDSGVYYILAQGNEPEYVIDYVKNLAAFEHFDIRVEDTMADIRDYGRDIPPLKKLMVNTAMIFTSILGGMIIALNIVEEKADNTISAMHLSPVSRVGYIAGKSMIGVVVPLVGSILLLVITGFREINFFHVLVMILVSCIISILVGFIEGINNDDVMNAAGNMKLLFLPLFGSIAGEELLADKWQVLFYWIPFYWTYKGNDLVLSGRGTWMDILTYAGIVAGISGVVFLVLAPRIRKGLE is encoded by the coding sequence ATGATAAGAAAAATCTTTGTTATATTTTGGCGGGATGTTAAAACCAGCGTACGTAATTTTATCACCTTGTACATTCTCGTCGTTCCAATTATATTTGGTATTATTATTAATGTGTTTTCTCCCGGCATTAACGATACAACGGTTGAGATTGCGTTACTTGAAGGGGAAAATATAGAACAGAGTACGTATTTGAAACAATTTGCAAAAGTCGAGCATCTAGAAAGCCTTGAAGCTATTGAAGAAAGGGTCAGAAAAAGAGATAATATTGTTGCTATATTGCCGGGAGATTCGGGTGTGTATTATATTTTAGCACAAGGAAATGAACCGGAGTATGTTATTGATTATGTGAAAAACCTAGCGGCGTTTGAACATTTTGACATTCGTGTGGAAGATACCATGGCAGATATTAGAGACTATGGTCGAGATATTCCGCCACTAAAAAAACTTATGGTCAATACAGCGATGATTTTTACATCCATTCTAGGAGGCATGATTATTGCATTAAACATTGTGGAAGAAAAAGCGGATAATACCATTAGTGCCATGCATCTATCGCCAGTCTCAAGGGTAGGATATATTGCAGGTAAAAGTATGATTGGCGTTGTAGTGCCACTTGTCGGTAGTATTTTACTTTTAGTGATTACAGGTTTTCGTGAGATTAATTTTTTTCATGTGCTGGTCATGATTTTGGTGTCGTGCATTATCAGTATATTGGTGGGCTTTATTGAAGGGATTAACAATGATGATGTCATGAATGCAGCAGGCAACATGAAATTACTCTTTTTACCACTCTTTGGATCAATTGCTGGCGAAGAACTGTTGGCAGATAAATGGCAAGTGCTATTTTACTGGATTCCATTTTATTGGACATACAAAGGCAATGACCTTGTTTTATCTGGAAGAGGGACTTGGATGGATATTTTAACCTATGCAGGTATTGTTGCGGGCATAAGTGGTGTTGTATTTTTGGTGTTGGCACCAAGAATACGCAAAGGGTTGGAATAG
- a CDS encoding GGDEF domain-containing protein, whose protein sequence is MRKNKLNTTNITVAITSIVVVFLFQHMVSLHSADKDDRGTLIFMGNNQIAPILYEENGEAKGIAADIAKALGERIGYSVEIKAVNWDEAQDKVLLGQADALLHINPSRERDAIYDFSQALLCSEFSIFKQHDNRSIYSARDLKGKVVGVESGGYPFHMLKNMEQVQLVIIDDWEKGFGKLGSQEVDAIVADRWIGEYHLARSRVEGIEILEKPIESLYSHIAVKKGNQQILDLINSGLEALYDDGTMADILNEWQGKKVVYFTEESLRRRIWLISSGVLVSVVLLSVISLRKFKQLSRMNEELEQMTMLDPLTGLYNRRYFDVVLEKVWYENKQKMHQVSVIMIDIDKFKHYNDTYGHLAGDGCLKQVAKVIKHALNRPEDVIARFGGEEFVILLSNSSADQAMVIAEKIRDKIEKLCIKHEDAVTKVTISLGIASSVPEKKQTPERLIKIADQALYQAKSEGRNRVVVASEVR, encoded by the coding sequence ATGAGAAAAAACAAACTAAATACAACAAATATTACCGTTGCCATTACATCAATAGTGGTAGTCTTTTTGTTTCAACATATGGTATCTTTACATTCCGCGGACAAGGATGATAGAGGTACCTTGATTTTTATGGGAAATAATCAGATTGCACCGATTTTGTATGAAGAAAATGGAGAAGCAAAAGGGATTGCGGCTGACATTGCCAAAGCGCTGGGAGAGCGCATTGGATATTCGGTTGAAATCAAAGCGGTAAATTGGGACGAAGCACAAGACAAAGTGTTGTTGGGACAGGCAGATGCATTGCTGCACATTAATCCAAGTCGAGAGCGCGATGCAATATATGACTTTTCCCAAGCGTTGCTCTGCTCAGAATTCTCGATTTTTAAGCAGCATGATAACCGAAGTATTTATTCGGCAAGGGATTTGAAAGGAAAAGTAGTCGGCGTTGAATCGGGTGGATACCCTTTTCATATGCTTAAAAATATGGAGCAAGTACAACTTGTTATAATTGACGATTGGGAGAAGGGGTTTGGCAAGCTAGGCTCTCAAGAAGTCGATGCAATTGTTGCAGATCGATGGATTGGAGAATATCATCTGGCAAGGAGCAGGGTTGAGGGGATTGAAATTTTAGAAAAACCCATAGAAAGTCTCTATTCGCACATTGCAGTCAAAAAGGGCAATCAGCAGATTCTTGATTTGATTAACTCGGGGTTAGAGGCATTATATGATGATGGAACCATGGCAGATATACTCAACGAATGGCAAGGGAAAAAAGTCGTTTATTTTACAGAAGAAAGCCTTCGAAGAAGAATATGGTTGATAAGTAGTGGTGTACTCGTGAGTGTAGTGTTACTATCTGTAATCAGTCTTCGAAAGTTTAAACAGCTTAGTCGAATGAATGAAGAACTTGAGCAGATGACAATGCTTGATCCGCTGACTGGGTTATATAATCGCAGATATTTTGATGTTGTACTTGAGAAGGTATGGTATGAGAATAAACAAAAGATGCATCAAGTATCCGTTATTATGATTGATATCGATAAGTTTAAACATTATAACGATACCTATGGACACTTAGCAGGTGATGGCTGTCTAAAGCAAGTAGCTAAAGTCATAAAACATGCACTAAATAGACCGGAAGATGTTATTGCACGCTTTGGTGGTGAAGAATTTGTGATTCTACTGTCAAATTCAAGCGCAGACCAAGCGATGGTTATTGCAGAAAAAATACGTGATAAGATTGAAAAGCTATGTATAAAGCATGAAGATGCAGTGACGAAAGTTACCATAAGTTTAGGTATTGCATCAAGTGTGCCAGAAAAAAAACAAACGCCTGAACGACTAATAAAAATAGCCGACCAAGCGTTATATCAGGCAAAAAGTGAAGGCCGCAATCGAGTTGTTGTGGCATCAGAAGTAAGATAG
- a CDS encoding PilZ domain-containing protein, giving the protein MDNEKRVRRRIDYKNHILCYNHIPYDKGKKPDLVPIRITIKNISYSGLGIISTKKLDKDDVLSFNLANTVEKREVCVQVVWCRYSNGEYEVGLKFINITKDTLLFLDRFIKSYLRQKSYLTSDATTTRLRPSLFA; this is encoded by the coding sequence TTGGATAATGAAAAAAGAGTTCGACGACGCATCGACTACAAAAATCATATTTTGTGTTATAATCACATTCCATACGACAAAGGTAAAAAACCAGATCTTGTTCCTATTAGGATAACCATCAAAAACATCTCTTACAGCGGACTAGGTATTATTAGTACGAAAAAGCTTGATAAAGACGATGTTCTTAGTTTTAACCTTGCCAATACCGTTGAAAAGCGGGAGGTTTGTGTGCAAGTCGTCTGGTGCCGTTATTCCAACGGCGAATATGAAGTCGGTCTAAAATTTATTAACATAACCAAAGATACACTTTTGTTTCTTGACCGATTCATCAAAAGTTATCTTCGTCAAAAAAGCTATCTTACTTCTGATGCCACAACAACTCGATTGCGGCCTTCACTTTTTGCCTGA
- a CDS encoding haloacid dehalogenase-like hydrolase, whose translation MKRLISCYASDCQKMLPDELKLSIMASAGRTILAETVVTAAPLIEGVTNAEMMASFGADLILLNEFDVFDKKIKGMYTCDNPIAEIKKLTGRPVGINLEPVDTDAEFIENRLEIASGRLASIDTFIEAKNLGVDFICLTGNPATGVSNLSINAAIADAKKHYTGLVFAGKMHAGGLSEKVLDASQILDFIKSGADGVLIPTVGTVPGVYEDEARMITQQVHALGGLVISAIGTSQESADSFTIKQFGLSNKRVGVDIHHIGDGGYGRMPDPENIMTLSITIRGKRHTYFKMGQSPLR comes from the coding sequence ATGAAACGATTAATTAGTTGTTATGCCAGTGACTGTCAAAAAATGTTGCCTGACGAACTAAAACTTTCAATTATGGCTAGCGCCGGAAGAACCATTCTCGCCGAAACGGTTGTGACAGCCGCCCCACTGATTGAAGGTGTCACTAATGCTGAAATGATGGCTTCTTTTGGTGCCGACTTGATTTTATTAAATGAATTTGATGTGTTTGATAAAAAAATAAAGGGTATGTATACATGTGATAATCCTATTGCTGAGATAAAAAAGCTCACTGGGCGTCCCGTGGGGATTAACTTGGAGCCCGTCGATACGGATGCTGAATTTATTGAAAACCGATTAGAAATCGCCTCAGGTCGCCTTGCGTCAATAGACACTTTTATTGAAGCAAAAAATCTAGGTGTTGACTTTATATGTTTAACCGGCAATCCAGCCACCGGCGTCTCAAATTTATCTATAAACGCTGCAATCGCTGATGCCAAAAAACACTACACAGGCTTGGTTTTCGCTGGGAAAATGCATGCCGGAGGTTTGAGTGAAAAAGTTCTAGATGCCTCACAAATCCTTGACTTCATCAAATCCGGAGCCGATGGCGTATTGATTCCTACTGTTGGAACAGTCCCTGGAGTATATGAAGATGAAGCCAGAATGATTACTCAACAAGTCCATGCACTCGGCGGCCTTGTCATCAGCGCCATCGGGACAAGTCAAGAAAGCGCCGATAGCTTTACCATTAAACAGTTTGGCTTAAGCAACAAACGCGTTGGCGTAGATATTCACCATATTGGTGATGGCGGCTATGGGCGAATGCCTGACCCTGAAAATATTATGACGCTCTCCATAACAATTCGGGGCAAGCGTCATACATACTTTAAAATGGGACAGTCCCCCCTTAGATAG
- a CDS encoding helix-turn-helix transcriptional regulator, translating to MILADKIVTLRKKFGWSQEELAEKMNVSRQSISKWESASSIPDLNKILMLSEIFGVSTDYLVKDDIEEVEGVSEDTDPEIKKITLEEAREYLENKRDAAKLISRGVLLCIYSIVPLLFLEALTENPGINLSSDIASALGLILLFAIVAIGVVQFLRTSQYSDDFEKLQNTPFELAYGVRSIYVEKYKEYKPEYIRKISLSVTLFVMSVVPLLTVSLLISSDMLEILMVVLLVIIVGIGTYIIIPASMENDALNFLIGEGEYAPHKKSENQRAEKIGAFYWPLVTAVYIGWSLWTMDWGITWIIWPVAGIAFAALIGLFGMFEGNEKKRNHR from the coding sequence ATGATATTAGCTGATAAGATTGTTACATTAAGAAAGAAGTTTGGGTGGTCGCAAGAAGAGTTGGCTGAAAAAATGAATGTATCACGACAGTCAATTTCAAAATGGGAGAGTGCAAGCAGTATACCTGACCTCAATAAAATTCTAATGCTTAGCGAAATATTTGGTGTATCTACAGACTACTTAGTCAAAGATGATATAGAAGAAGTTGAAGGCGTGTCGGAAGATACGGACCCAGAAATCAAAAAAATCACATTAGAAGAGGCAAGGGAGTATCTTGAGAATAAACGCGATGCGGCAAAGTTAATCTCAAGAGGTGTTCTATTATGTATATATTCAATCGTTCCTTTACTTTTTTTAGAAGCACTTACGGAAAATCCGGGAATCAACTTATCCTCAGACATTGCATCTGCACTAGGACTTATTCTGCTTTTTGCAATTGTAGCCATAGGTGTTGTACAGTTTTTAAGAACTAGTCAATATAGTGATGACTTTGAAAAACTTCAAAACACCCCATTTGAGCTTGCTTATGGTGTTCGCAGTATCTATGTAGAAAAGTATAAAGAGTATAAACCAGAATATATCAGAAAAATTTCATTGAGTGTAACCTTATTTGTTATGAGTGTTGTTCCGTTATTAACAGTGAGTTTATTGATATCTTCTGACATGTTAGAAATTCTAATGGTTGTTCTGCTCGTTATTATTGTTGGTATTGGCACTTACATTATTATACCGGCTTCGATGGAGAATGATGCATTGAACTTTCTGATCGGTGAAGGAGAGTATGCACCACACAAAAAAAGTGAGAATCAACGTGCGGAAAAAATTGGTGCCTTTTATTGGCCGTTAGTTACAGCTGTCTATATCGGCTGGAGCTTATGGACAATGGATTGGGGAATTACTTGGATTATATGGCCGGTTGCAGGAATTGCTTTTGCAGCACTCATTGGATTATTTGGAATGTTTGAAGGAAATGAAAAAAAGAGAAATCATAGATAA
- a CDS encoding ROK family transcriptional regulator, which yields MLDKMKIKNLTKIMVCILSKQVTTKADLVENTELSNSTVSSAVNSLIKLDLLEKAGFEESIGGRRSAIYKMNSSYAHFLGIGLYKNNIHFVITNFAGEFVESFDIEIEPSASVIKILINAIEKVMGTYPKIIGIGIGLDAEINYKEQIIISCDAYNWKQVHLKEILERKFLTFIYIDHLANGVAYRERLFGYAKETDNYLCYHESAQTKAALVLNNSICRGQENYTGKIDSIHEFFEHIDIFIKFLDVSKIIIRYFTEEFKNMANQLAKEHQKTIICIEQMDNDVEIGMAISAQREWFKSVYFML from the coding sequence ATGTTAGATAAAATGAAGATTAAAAATCTTACCAAGATTATGGTCTGTATACTGTCAAAACAAGTGACAACTAAAGCAGACCTGGTTGAAAATACAGAGCTTAGTAACTCAACAGTCTCTTCGGCGGTCAATAGCTTAATCAAGTTAGACTTATTAGAAAAAGCAGGGTTTGAAGAATCCATCGGTGGTCGCCGCTCGGCTATATATAAAATGAATAGTAGTTATGCACATTTTTTAGGCATAGGCTTATACAAGAATAACATTCATTTTGTTATCACAAATTTTGCTGGTGAATTTGTGGAAAGCTTTGATATAGAGATTGAACCATCCGCTAGCGTAATCAAAATCTTAATTAATGCTATCGAAAAAGTCATGGGAACATATCCTAAAATTATAGGGATTGGTATCGGTCTTGATGCAGAGATTAATTATAAAGAGCAGATTATTATTAGCTGTGATGCATATAACTGGAAGCAAGTCCATTTGAAAGAGATTTTAGAGAGAAAATTTTTAACGTTTATATATATTGATCATTTGGCTAATGGAGTAGCTTATCGAGAACGATTGTTTGGATATGCAAAAGAGACGGATAATTACCTTTGCTATCATGAATCGGCACAGACAAAGGCGGCACTTGTACTGAACAATAGTATATGCCGCGGTCAAGAAAACTATACCGGAAAAATTGATAGCATCCATGAATTTTTTGAGCATATAGATATTTTTATAAAATTTTTGGATGTATCAAAAATTATTATTCGATATTTTACAGAAGAGTTTAAAAATATGGCGAACCAACTTGCCAAAGAACATCAAAAAACAATTATTTGCATTGAACAAATGGATAATGATGTTGAAATTGGCATGGCTATATCTGCGCAGAGAGAATGGTTTAAGTCCGTATATTTTATGCTCTAA